The segment ATCAAGAAGGTAGGGGATGCTCCCACTGGCAGACAATTGAGAGCAACAGTCACAATAAGAAAGCTGGCGATGGTTGTATTTTATGTGGAATCTCTTCAGTGCATCCATTATAGTCAATCGCAGAACAATACTACCTTCAGGGCCAGGTCTCAACACAAGAGACGttaacaaagcaacagaaaaaaaaagctagcaaGTGATGATGATTGTGGTTTAACAGTCCTAGAGTTGTATTTGAGGTAATATAATAAGATTCTTAGGACGCATGAAGTAATTCAGCAGAATATTAGAGAAGATGACCACTTGGTAGAATATGCCCCACTGGACAATTTCCAGTAGTCACAAACGCAACTGGTTGATCAATAGCAACTTAGAGGTCTGCAACTACTGCATAAATACCTCAGAGGAGGAAAGGTACTTGGTAtgtagctcagagactggaagtTTCTAGAAAAATATCTCAGCAGTTGGCAGCTCATAGGTCCATAACTTGGATATCGGGAACTTCTCATCAAATAGCTTTGGAATTGGCAGCTTCTGGGGATATAACACGATGGTGAGAAGCCACTGCGTATGAAGCCAAGATTTTGATAGCTTCTATACCCCGAGCTACCCAGTCTGCAGTAGTTTAGGGGCCTGAGACTGTTGGACAAGCAATTGAGTTGCCCAAAGCATTTGAAGCCATTGCTGAGGGTCTGGCAGGCTTTAGATGCACATTGGCTGGGTGCGTAGCAATCAGATACGTACCCATTGGTCTGAGTGCGTGGGCTGCAGCTGGGGTCGGAGCCAATGTTGGTAGTTTCACAGGCACTGCCAACGTTGCCCACTGTCGGAGAGTTGCAGGGCACACAGGAGTTTGTACAACTTGCAGTACAGGTCTTGAGCTCACAGCTGGGAGATTCACAGCTTGGTGTTTCATCATAGGTTTCTTGGCAGTTATCCAGGAGCCAGAGATTTCCTTGGTAGCTGCTGGGTAAGCAGAGCCTAAAGGTAGGGCTTACATCACTGGAGCAAAGAGCAACAGAAGGAGTCACTGGGATGTAACAGTGAGTTCTGTAGGATGTTCCATTGCAATCCCCAGGATAGCCCAGGAGAGACATGGAGCCTGACTGCATGCTCAGTGATGGCTGTGAAGGTATGCTGCTACTATGGCCTGCGGACTTTTTATATCCTTCATGGAGATTGTCTGCAACCTCTCCAGACTCTCTTCCTCCTCACTGCCTGGAAGAACACACCAACATCTTATTAGTGTGTTGTTTCACTGCATCTGCTGATGTCTTTGCACTcctataaaaataagtttattttgatCCTTCAAGGTATTTATCATCGTCACTTTGATCATCACCCAATACTCATTGTCTTTAGACCATAGCTTCAGTGAATAGTGGTTTTAATGTTCATGAGCAAACTCTCATCTGCCAATAGGTGGTTAACAAGAGTTCACATGTGTATGGGCTTCTGCAGCACTGTTATTAAAGGGTGAACAAGGATTCAAGCAAAACAAGCAACCTgtgcttttccattcttttgacTACTGCAAAATAGTGCAGGACTTAATCCTATCTTGTGAGCTTAGCTGAATACTTTGGCTGTCTCACTACTGTTGCTTAAAAGAAAGAGTAAGGCACTGAACTGTTAAGAGAAAGAATTGTTTCCCCAAAATATGTACTATATTCTTAACTGTGCCAAGCCATGCATTGGTGATGATTTCTCATCTGATGTATTTGGAGAATTTCACCTGTAAGACTCACAGAAATCCAAGTGAGACTTAGTGACCTAATTTGTATTTATGGATCAGTGGTTGCTAAGTAACCAAGACTTTTATgagatgcttttctttctttctttctttctttctttctttctttcttttccttccttccttccttccttccttccttttcttcttcttcttcttcttcttcttcttcttcttctttcttattttagagagacagagtgcatgagcagggcagaagggcagaaggagagagagagaatcttaagcaggctccatgctcagtgcagagcccaacgtggggctcgatcccacaaccttgggatcatgacctgagcctaaaacaAGAGTTgagtcagatgtgtaactgactaagccacccaggtgccccaagatttctttcttaaagagCGTCTGCAATATGTAGTGTCAAAGAAGACCAATTTCTCAGGATTATGCCTTCCTAATTGACTAAGATTATACATCATACATCTCTTGGTCTGCTGTAAAGCTCAATTCCTGCCAGATGTAtaacatttttctacatttcttacaaaaaaaaaagttttatttattcttgatttgctttttttttgcacatagactttattttatttttatgttgaagaGTTATTCTTTGTCCATACCCACAAAAGAGAATAACTTATgtttaaaaacttatttgaatAAGTTATATATTTCCTATAGGTATCATACTTAGATAACACTTTCACTCCTTATGGTGAAAGATGatggaaaatttttaagattttaattcaaGCTAAAGAATTGACATTTTGTTCTTGAAAACATAAACTACAATTCAAACTTAGAGCCTACATTGAATTGGAGACAGGAATGCATTTATTAACAGTGATGAGTTCGGACAGCGGACAGAACCAACTTATTGAAGTAAGATAAGTATAGGGATAGTTTTTAAAAGACACGATCCTTACAGAAGACAATTAGATTTCTCCTCCTGTTCTCTGCTTCTCagctaaatttttaaatgcacactGGTTTAAGCATGCAGATATTCtccaaacatttttctcagcctGAGTTTTCTCCATGTTTCTCTCAGTACTTATTTTGTAAGGTGATGGGTTTATTCtgtaaacaactttttttaatttttttttcaacgtttatttatttttgggacagagagagacaaagcatgaacgggggaggggcagagagagagggagacacagaatcagaaacaggctccaggctctgagccatcagcccagagcctgatgcggggctcaaactcacggaccgcgagatcgtgacctggctgaagtcggacgcttaactgactgcgccacccaggtgccccatgtaaaCAACTCTTTAATAAACATGTTTTGCTGTCTTGTGAAAAGGGTCAAGATCAGGGAACCATATTTGCGGCAAATCGTTCGGCTACAGAGTGTCCTGGGATTTTGTGCAGAAATGTTAAGTCCTGAGGCAGGccgaagaggaaataaaatatataaggcagTTGATGGCCAACTTCCCACTGAGTTACTGAATCCTAGTGGTGTATAGAAAAGTCCAGAGGTCGATGGAgctttatttctgcatttttctgtGGCATCTCTAGTCTTATTTTCAGGCTTCCTTGAGGCAGATTTGAGGGAATGAAAACATAATAAGTCAGTCAGCTGTAAAGCTTGCATCCTCCCCTTCCAACCTAGCATTCGatggtattttaaattaatatcatTCACACTAGTGTAAATCCAACAGAAAACATGTAGAACATCACATAGCATAACCAATATTCAGAGCAGGAGACTTTACAACATCTTTACATTTATGTGGGTACAATAAGCTTCTACACAATGGAATGTGGACATTTGCAAAAGCAGAGTTAGCTCAGGTCCTCTCGTTTTTTAAAACTGAGGTATAGtttgacatacagtgttaaattagtCCCGGGTGTGGTATGCtccatagtgattcgacaatgcTATTTGTTACACTCCGCTCACCAGGAtaagtgtagctatcatctgttaCTATACGGGGTTATTACAATACTACTGGCTCTATttcctatgttgtacttttcaccccctgacatatttattttacagCTAGAAGTTTGTGCTTCTTAATTGCCTTCACCTATTGCACTCACCTCCCCCAGACCCCTCCCCTCTGGCGATcgctagtttgttctctgtatttatgagtctgtctttgtttgtttgttcattcatttgttttggtatTCAGAGTCCACACCTAagtaaaatcatgtggtatttgtctttccccgtgtgacttacttcacttagcaaaataccctctaggtccatccatgttggaTCGACTCCTTTcgtttgcatttctgttttactttcttaCATACCCATCGCAGCCGTAGGTAGCCAGTGCAACCCATTTACCCACCATGTTGTGCACATGATGCCTCTATAGAATTGTCTTCTATTTTAGTCTTCATCGTGGCAAGACATGGTAAGGATAGTACCAGTAGCAGAGCAAGTAAGCTCATCATAATGGTTAGTTTTCATAGAAAGTAAAAACCATTAGTCCTGTGGATGCCATTGTCCTCTGAGGGCAGCATGTCCTTTGCAGAGGCATGCAGCTTACTCTGTTTCCACTGAATTACTAAAAAGATCTTTCCTCCATTAATTCCCAGTAGCCgcaggaaactaatacattaCGTCCAGGAGCATAGATAACTCTATTAGGTAGTCTTCGTGTAGAGTTTGGGCTTTGTATCCAAGGCAAGTTTAAGATAGGAGGAATAAGCTTTCTGGCCATCAGATAATTCAGAGAAATTCCTTTGCCTTCTGAAGAATAAGCAACAAAATCCCTTTATCTAATGAGGCAGCAGATTCCTTGGAACTCATTAAAAAAGAGTTATGGAACTCTTCCCCAATTTTTTCCAAAGGTTAAAAATCCTTTAGGGTAAACACAGAAGATCAAAGAAAGCTAAATTTTCCAGTAAATGGCccttaaagaaaataatggaggTCACCTTCTAGCCTTTTAAGTCATGATAGAATTTTTATCTTCCCTTTTTGCCACCACGTATATATTTGTGTTCTAATTCCACTTGCCCCAGTGCTATTAAATGATGCAACAGCTGtgccaggattaaaaaaaaaaaaaaaaaaaagcaaaacgtACGCCAACCCACCCTTATGCAGCAATTCAATTGTAACTGCTGAGTTCAAACGATCCCTAAATTTAGCAGTAGTAGCCTAAAATGGTGGAGACTGTAGCTACATGTACCGTGTTGGTTTCACAGATCATTAAGTGTTTCAGCAGCTGAAGGGCAGatgagcaaaattaaaaatttaggaaataGGAGTAAATGATGAAGCACTTTTGAAATGATGACACAAGCGAGTGGCAAGATAGAAACCTGAGTCTGATTTGTGCTTCCTTTTTCAGGAAAACATTGTAAGAACATAATGAGATGCTGGTGAGTGGGAGTGAAACATTTTGGGACGGAGCTGTCAAGACTGTGTCTTCATGAGTTATGAGTCACCCTCTTACTAAGTACtctgaaaacatatttattaccGTGTAACCTTAGAAAATGGTTCTCCCTCGGTACCTCAGGACCTTCTTACATAAAACCAGAGCTAATAGCACCTGCTTTGCAGGATGGTGGTGAGAATAGAATGAGATAAAAAGTGTGAAAATACTGAAGACAGCGCTTGGCACACAGAAGATGCAAATCAAATGTtacttttccttctaattttctaaagctataatttaaaaaaattccagtcaCCCATTagacttaagaaaaatattattattgttaatttaCTTTGATGTTGCAAATGGACGCCTGCAATAATCCTGTCTTTTTGAAAAGGTAATGCCATAAGTGGACAGTCCTACCCCATGTAGTTATGACAAACGCTTTGCTTCAGAAGAGATCACTAATGGCTCCTCTCATTTAAACTATATTCTTCTATGCCACGGTTATGAATTAATTCCTAGAAGACTGCATATGCAGTGAAGAATAAAGGCTCGGggcttctgggtggttcagtcggttgagcgtccaactttggctcaggtcatgatctcacagctcgtgagttcgagccccgcttcgggctctgtgctgacagctcagagcctggagtctgcttcggattctgtgtctccctctctctctgtctgcccctaacccactcgcattctgtctctgtctctctcaaaaataaataaacaataaaaaaattaaaaaaaaagaataaaggctcAATACTCAGATTCCTATCTCTGATGCTCACTTAGAATATCAATTAACTACCAAATGTTTCCATAACTCAATGTCCACACCTtcaaaatggagttaataataatagtattttctCCATAGATaagtatgaggattaaatgagtcaggCAAAGGTTACGAAATATAGTTCATATGTAGTTGATGTTAACTTTTATCATTATCATCAGCCTATAATCtctattagtattattattaaatattattaccttcattattattatcattggaTCTCTTCTAAAACCTACTGTATTTTCTAAGAGCccatcagagagaaagaaagaaagagagaaggaaagaaagaaagaaagaaagagagaaagaaagaaagaaagaagagaaggaacgagagggtggtgggagggaaggaggaaggaaggaagagaggaaaagggggaaagtaCTAGAGTAGGTTACCAtctatataagttatatattgaaaacacacacacacacacacacacacacacacacaattcaatTTAGACAAACTGAATAAGTTGAAGACATTTCCTCACATCTATATAAGAAAGAAGACCCCCAGAGAGGATGTAAGCGAATATGTCattaaaatgccattaaaatgAGTCAGCATCCCAGAGAGAAGGGTGGGGCTGTAGCTGAAGCAGAGAAATAGTTTTGTGTGCAGTTTAGGCTTGGCAGTTGTAGAGTTGCAGATCGCAGTTGTCA is part of the Prionailurus viverrinus isolate Anna chromosome C2, UM_Priviv_1.0, whole genome shotgun sequence genome and harbors:
- the LOC125174644 gene encoding keratin-associated protein 24-1, whose product is MQSGSMSLLGYPGDCNGTSYRTHCYIPVTPSVALCSSDVSPTFRLCLPSSYQGNLWLLDNCQETYDETPSCESPSCELKTCTASCTNSCVPCNSPTVGNVGSACETTNIGSDPSCSPRTQTNGYVSDCYAPSQCASKACQTLSNGFKCFGQLNCLSNSLRPLNYCRLGSSGYRSYQNLGFIRSGFSPSCYIPRSCQFQSYLMRSSRYPSYGPMSCQLLRYFSRNFQSLSYIPSTFPPLRYLCSSCRPLSCY